One window of the Verrucomicrobiota bacterium genome contains the following:
- a CDS encoding DUF1501 domain-containing protein, which produces MTKDASPITPPLHHSVAAPLTTPPLHHSLSLNLQRVTRRTFLGAAAQGIGGIALASLLGRTGLFAANGPLKGKQPGLPNLPHFAPRAKHVICLWQGGGPSHVDLFDPKPVLVEESGKDIPDSIRGATRLSTMSSGYKKWPAVPGIKPFKAWGKSGTEISELLPHIGSVADDICVVRSMHTEAVNHAPGVTFFMTGSQIPGRPSMGAWLAYGLGCETDELPAFVAMTSSDKGKTCGQLFYDYYWGSGFLPSRYQGVRFRNTGDPVPYLNNPDGMSREGRRALLDDIQAMNAEHLKHYGDPEIDTRIAQYEMAFRMQASVPDLLDFSKEPKSVIDLYGPDALKKGTYANNCLIARRLVERGVRFVQLMHSGWDQHGNLFTQLAEQCKDTDQPSAALVMDLKQRGLLDDTLILWGGEFGRTPFGQGDPAKPTGRDHFGRAYSMWLAGGGVKPGSVFGETDDFAWNIVRDPVSVHDMQATMLHLCGLNHEALTYRYQGRQFRLTDVHGSVVKGVLA; this is translated from the coding sequence ATGACCAAAGACGCGAGTCCCATCACTCCTCCACTCCACCACTCCGTTGCCGCCCCACTCACCACTCCACCGCTCCATCACTCCCTTTCCCTCAACCTCCAGCGCGTCACGCGCCGCACGTTCCTCGGCGCCGCCGCGCAAGGCATCGGCGGCATCGCGCTCGCCTCGCTGCTTGGCCGCACTGGTTTGTTCGCAGCGAACGGGCCCTTGAAAGGCAAACAGCCCGGCCTGCCGAACCTCCCGCACTTCGCTCCGCGCGCGAAACACGTCATCTGCCTCTGGCAGGGCGGCGGGCCGTCGCATGTGGACTTGTTCGATCCGAAGCCCGTGCTGGTGGAGGAGTCCGGCAAGGACATCCCCGACAGCATTCGCGGCGCGACGCGGCTTTCCACCATGTCGAGCGGCTACAAGAAATGGCCGGCGGTTCCCGGCATCAAGCCGTTCAAAGCGTGGGGAAAATCCGGCACCGAGATCAGCGAACTGCTCCCGCACATCGGCTCCGTGGCGGACGACATCTGCGTGGTGCGCTCGATGCACACCGAGGCGGTGAACCACGCGCCGGGCGTGACCTTCTTTATGACCGGCTCGCAGATTCCCGGACGCCCGAGCATGGGCGCGTGGCTGGCCTACGGACTGGGCTGCGAGACGGATGAATTGCCCGCGTTCGTCGCCATGACTTCCTCGGACAAAGGCAAGACCTGCGGCCAGCTTTTCTACGATTACTACTGGGGCAGCGGTTTTCTCCCGAGCCGCTACCAAGGCGTCCGTTTTCGCAACACGGGCGATCCGGTGCCGTATCTCAACAACCCCGACGGCATGAGCCGCGAGGGCCGGCGCGCATTGCTCGACGACATCCAGGCGATGAACGCCGAACACTTGAAGCACTACGGCGACCCGGAGATCGACACGCGCATCGCGCAATACGAGATGGCCTTCCGCATGCAGGCCAGCGTGCCCGACCTGCTCGACTTCTCGAAGGAACCAAAGAGCGTGATCGACCTCTACGGCCCCGATGCGTTGAAGAAGGGCACCTACGCGAACAACTGTCTCATCGCGCGGCGGCTTGTGGAGCGCGGCGTGCGCTTCGTGCAACTCATGCACAGCGGCTGGGATCAGCACGGCAATTTGTTCACGCAACTCGCCGAGCAATGCAAAGACACCGACCAGCCCAGCGCCGCACTGGTGATGGACTTGAAGCAACGTGGTCTGCTCGACGACACGCTCATCCTGTGGGGCGGTGAATTTGGCCGCACGCCCTTCGGCCAGGGCGATCCGGCAAAGCCGACGGGCCGCGATCATTTCGGACGCGCCTACAGCATGTGGCTGGCGGGCGGCGGCGTGAAGCCCGGCAGCGTCTTCGGCGAGACCGATGACTTCGCGTGGAACATCGTGCGTGACCCCGTGAGCGTGCATGACATGCAGGCGACCATGCTGCACCTCTGCGGCCTGAACCACGAGGCGCTGACGTATCGCTACCAGGGCCGCCAGTTCCGTTTGACCGATGTGCACGGTTCCGTGGTGAAAGGGGTGCTGGCTTGA
- a CDS encoding four helix bundle protein, whose product MNVNYKNRRNVSGSAGGATGHPSTTPSLHHSGSTPPAPLPRRNLNRGYQQLRVWQDAIDLYRLTCETFQNWPFERKKIVSQAIASADSVHRNIAEGYCRRTIREYLQALNISLGSLGESVSGYFAYQRAGQITPEQFEMLDALAFRLENGMLRLVESLERKRDEGSWTEAVVLRESNEVYGSEAKNWIAGETE is encoded by the coding sequence ATGAACGTGAACTACAAAAATCGCAGAAACGTCAGTGGCAGTGCTGGAGGGGCGACAGGCCATCCCTCCACCACTCCATCACTCCATCACTCCGGTTCCACTCCTCCCGCGCCGCTCCCGCGTCGCAACCTCAACCGTGGCTACCAGCAACTCCGCGTCTGGCAGGACGCCATCGATCTCTATCGGCTGACTTGCGAGACCTTCCAGAACTGGCCCTTTGAGCGGAAGAAAATCGTCTCACAGGCGATTGCCTCGGCGGACTCGGTGCATCGCAACATCGCCGAAGGCTACTGCCGGCGGACCATTCGCGAGTATTTACAGGCGCTCAACATCTCGCTCGGCTCCCTCGGCGAGTCGGTCTCTGGTTACTTCGCTTATCAGCGCGCCGGGCAGATTACGCCGGAGCAGTTTGAGATGCTGGACGCGCTCGCCTTCCGCCTGGAGAACGGGATGCTCCGCCTCGTCGAGTCGCTGGAGCGCAAGCGCGACGAGGGAAGCTGGACGGAGGCGGTCGTGCTCCGGGAGTCGAACGAGGTGTACGGCAGCGAGGCGAAGAACTGGATCGCGGGGGAAACGGAATGA
- a CDS encoding DUF1553 domain-containing protein, which produces FDRVDTTATTWLGLTMACAQCHDHKYDPMTQRDYYGMMALFNQLPENGLAGGGKRIRAAGPTLDLSSPEQKKQLAGWEAELKNLEAEANLAGKREVAWTNWSATVETNRANLPHNITPILAQPAAERSEADKKAVRRHFEEKVWPDLAKKDPLGKKVDVLKGRITNLKNEEMPRVMVMEDTKPRDTFILDRGEYLKPKAKVTFAPPSFLPPQPAGAASNRLGFAHWLFQPEHPLTARVQVNRMWQYFFGNGLVKTVEDLGVQSEVPVHRDLLDWLAVEFRERAWSQKHIHRLIVTSATYRQSSRATPELIQRDPENRLMARASRFRMPSLILRDVALSASGLLDARIGGAPVYPYQPDAVWETLAITKERDFTYPASKGADLYRRSLYTFWRRTVGPVNMFDASARQTCRVGAGTTSTPLHALTTLNDVTWMEAARVLAEKTLHSERSRDAQLTFAFRRVLGRVPTKNDLKLLARAYDRQHAIYAADAEAATKLVSSGAAARDKELNPADHAAMSTVCLALFNLDEALTRE; this is translated from the coding sequence TGTTCGACCGCGTGGACACCACGGCGACGACCTGGCTCGGCCTCACGATGGCCTGCGCGCAATGCCACGACCACAAATACGATCCGATGACGCAGCGCGATTACTACGGGATGATGGCGTTGTTCAACCAACTGCCGGAGAACGGCCTGGCCGGCGGCGGCAAACGCATTCGGGCCGCCGGACCCACGCTTGATCTCTCTTCGCCGGAGCAGAAGAAGCAACTCGCCGGCTGGGAAGCCGAGCTGAAGAATCTGGAGGCCGAGGCGAACCTCGCAGGGAAGCGCGAGGTGGCGTGGACGAACTGGAGCGCGACGGTGGAGACGAACCGCGCCAACCTGCCCCACAACATCACGCCCATTCTCGCGCAGCCCGCAGCCGAACGCAGCGAGGCGGACAAGAAAGCCGTTCGCAGACATTTTGAGGAAAAGGTGTGGCCCGACCTGGCGAAGAAAGACCCGCTCGGCAAGAAAGTCGATGTGCTCAAGGGCAGGATCACCAACCTCAAGAACGAGGAGATGCCGCGCGTGATGGTGATGGAGGACACAAAACCGCGTGACACCTTCATCCTCGACCGGGGCGAATACTTGAAGCCCAAAGCCAAGGTGACGTTCGCGCCGCCGTCGTTCCTGCCGCCGCAGCCGGCCGGCGCGGCCAGCAACCGGCTTGGTTTCGCGCACTGGCTGTTTCAGCCGGAGCATCCGCTCACCGCGCGCGTGCAGGTCAACCGCATGTGGCAATACTTCTTCGGCAACGGCCTGGTGAAGACGGTGGAAGACCTCGGCGTGCAGAGCGAAGTGCCGGTGCATCGTGATTTGCTCGACTGGCTGGCGGTGGAGTTTCGCGAGCGCGCCTGGAGCCAGAAACACATTCACCGGCTCATCGTGACCAGCGCGACGTATCGTCAGAGCAGTCGGGCCACGCCGGAGTTAATCCAGCGCGATCCGGAGAACCGCCTGATGGCCCGCGCGTCACGCTTCCGCATGCCGTCGCTGATTCTTCGCGACGTGGCCCTGTCCGCGAGCGGCCTGCTCGATGCGCGCATCGGCGGAGCGCCAGTCTATCCCTACCAACCCGACGCGGTGTGGGAGACGCTGGCCATCACCAAGGAACGCGACTTCACCTATCCCGCGTCGAAGGGCGCGGACCTGTATCGGCGCAGTCTCTACACCTTCTGGCGGCGCACCGTCGGCCCGGTCAACATGTTCGACGCCTCCGCGCGCCAGACCTGCCGCGTGGGCGCGGGCACCACGTCCACGCCGCTCCACGCGCTTACCACGCTCAACGACGTGACGTGGATGGAAGCGGCGCGTGTGCTGGCGGAGAAGACGTTGCACTCCGAGAGGAGCCGCGACGCACAACTCACCTTCGCGTTCCGCCGCGTGCTCGGTCGCGTGCCGACGAAGAACGACCTGAAACTGCTGGCGCGCGCCTACGACCGCCAGCACGCCATCTACGCTGCTGATGCGGAGGCGGCGACGAAGCTCGTGAGCAGTGGGGCCGCCGCGCGGGACAAGGAGTTGAATCCTGCGGATCACGCCGCGATGAGCACGGTCTGCCTGGCGTTGTTCAATTTGGATGAGGCGCTGACCAGGGAGTGA